From the genome of Poecilia reticulata strain Guanapo linkage group LG22, Guppy_female_1.0+MT, whole genome shotgun sequence:
GTTTGGCTTATAAAGGCCACAAGATAGCAAGAAAACATTACAACGTTGCAATTAACCAATGTTTTTTGATCACTGCTCACTTCCCCTTACATCATCATAATATCCCTGAGCCTTAAGAGCTCAGGGACAGATCTATACCAGAGATCTACACCAGATGTGGAAATAAAGGACAATGAAACTCCAAGTCGATTAATTATATTATTGACAAGCATTGTAGAGttttagtgggttttttttttaatgacaactATCAGTGCAATCTTTCGTGATTGAGACATTGCACACGTTGATATTGCAGAGAAGATTGAGGTTTGATAAATTGTGCAGCTCTGACTGAACATTTACCTTCAAGGAATGCGTGGCTCGTGGTGAGGACTATCACAGAGTGAAGCTGCTGGAAATCACTGCGGATGAGGCAGAGCGAtgggagaggaagaagaagaagaagaatccGGACACAGGATTTGCAGGTTTGATGGCTTCACTTAGACgttgaaagaaaacatctcagTTCTATTTGGTTTCACCTGCATTACAGGTCACATGTCAGCCATTGGAAGATGACGTAAGATACCCTTTTCACTACTTAAACAAATTTcttttggtattaataaaaaGCTTATGTATTCAGTGGTCACAGTACAACAGGATCCAAGTTGCATAGTAGTCACTGGGATCATACTACCGACAACAAACCTTGTCAGATTGTATTAAATAGACACTGATGCTGTATCTAACTTATGGTATccagtttcatgttttccctCTGCTTTATTCAGAGGTAAATCATTATGACAATGATGCATATGTTTTAAAACGCAAGTTTTATCAAGATAAATTTGCTTTAACAGattgaaaatatcaaatattagGAATAGACAGAATCGGTTGAACAGGGACCAGCGATCAGAATAAACCTCCAGTTGGTGAACATGCCAACCTCCAGTTGGCATGTTCACCTCACAGCGCCTCTTTGTGGACCCTCTTACAAAGTTAAgaagcatttatttacaataccattaacttgtttaaaaatgaagaagaaatggcagaaaagctgtttaaaataaaatagtccGTCATGGAAAATACCGAATTTCTAAGGCAGCTGCTCTCTAACAGATATGCCGTAACATTACTCctgcagaaaaataataattgatgATGGCCCTGGGTAGAAAGGCTAGTAAATAAtgttaaatgcagtttttctaTCCTCTTTTGTTATAGATAATAATGGAAAATCTGTCCCATATAGGGTTGTCAACTAGTACAAAATGCAGCAATATTAAATGAGAGAAGAACACATaggttgtggtttttttttttttttttcgggaGGTGGGGTGGAGTATTTGTGCACATGTTCCATCCTGTCTTAATAAGATTAGGTCCCATAACTTGAAGGAACCACAAGGATTCTATCTTTTAAATAGGCAGCTCACCGCCCACATATTCAATTTAATGATCAATTCACGGGATTCACTTTAGTTTGAACTACAGGCGACAGTCTAATCTATCTGATCTGATCTCTGTTTAGGATCTTTCACAGCTAATGTTATTACCAAACATTGTGTCACACACTAAAATCGCTGTCAGTTCCAGATTACATTCACTGTGGAATCCTCCTGTGAGCGTTTTAACTATATCTGGAATTAACATTCTAGGGAATGCCGTTTAGatcaaacagttttattttaggcATGGGTAACCCTGTTCTCACGCTTTCGAACCCTCTTCGTCTAGTGATTAGTAATGAATTGCAGTGTGTCGATTCCAAAAGCAGAGCACTGGGATTCTGTTCTTCCACTGTGCTTCAGTGTGTGAGTGAGAAACATGTTGACTCTTTGTATGGCCAGTTTTCCATGATGGCAGATTGTGAAGCAACAATATAAGCGCATACGTCTCCAAATTGAATCTGTAGAGAAAAGAACTTGCTGCTGAATGTGGCTGTCCTCCAGTGTCTCAATCTCCCTCCACCAGAGGGGATTCAAGAGAGAGGATGGGAGGAGGGAATATGTCTCTTCGGCCCTGCTTAACCAGCTGCAGCTTGTGTTACTGTGCCTCGTGCCTGCTTGCTGTTTGTTCCACTAattataacttttttctttttttttttttttgttttatcttgcCATCTcccacaaatacacacacacacacacacacacacaatggacTACAGGTTATGCAGAGGCCCAATTCCGACAGTACCAGAGACTCACTAAGCAAATCAGGCCAGATTTGCAAAGCTATGAGAAGCAAAGGGAGGAAAGGTATGTGTGTAAGAATACAGTGCtgtacaaaattgtgttttgttttcgaGATTCCAAGTTCAGATATCACTGActttttcatataaatattaaggaattatttatttaaattaagtcccaatatcttgctgaaaggaTACTTTCTAGGTAGATTGGTCATATTTCAAGTAAACTAAcgactttcaaaaaaaaaaaacccacaacaaaTTTAGTGTATAATGTTATCATTTGAGGCAGTCTTTGTTAACTCACATTATCACATCAGTTATGTCTATTATTAAAAATTTGTGTGACAAAAAGCTAAGTAAGGATCATGAAGTTGATTGAAGGGCATAACTGAAATCtcaaataaaaaagatgaattGTAGCTATTGGCCAGGTGCAACCAACTCAGAAGTCACTCATCATGTGTTCATAAAGAATTTAGTTGATGTTCAGCCATGCACTCCTCAATTTGCcctgggattttattttgacatggttacacaattcagaaaaaaagttttgtaaagTGTAGATGCACAGGACATGCATGCTAATGTCAAGAGGATTTTGGTGCCTGGAGGCTTATTACCCTTTTACTGCTACCACATGCACCCTAGCAAAGGAGTCCACTGTCACGTATGCCCAGAAGCAGCATCATCTTCCTTGTTTGGATGCTTGAAATCACAATGGTGGAATAGAAAAGTCAGTTTAAGTGTGTTAAAATGCTGGTTATCTCTGGTTATGTATTTCTAATTCTTTTGCCGGTGCTGCTTCACAGCGGTGAGGATTTCTACCCCACATCCAATAGCCTGAGCTACGGCAGCCATGTTCCCACAAAGGACGGCATTGACCGCATGGTGGAGGATGTTGAGAAACAGTAAGTCATAGTTGTAAATTTATAGAAGTTCCCTATTATGTCTTGACCTTTAGGTAATTTGAGCTTCCAATCCAGTGACATTTTGACATGGCAGCTTTCTCAGATCAACTGATCCATCTTTGTTATAAAGGAGCAGAAGAATGGCATAAGAAGCTAAAAGTATGAAGAAACACTAATTCCTTGTTAATACCCTGTTTACCCAGCCTTAAACCcctttttgaaaagcaaatgttGGAAATCTACCTTAACTTTGGTACTTATCATTGGCTCAGGCTAttcctgtttttcatttatctcaGAATGAGAGCGAGTCGAGTCACACTGGCACACCACAAACATAGTGTGGCGATACAGTAAGTGTCAGCGATGTAAGTCGGCTTCTGTGATAGACCAGAGCCTGtctaatttgaaacaaaatcaaCTCCAGGGTATAAATCCTGGTCCAAAGCAACAGTTGATCTTAAAATTTATGAGGAAATACAGTAAAAGCTTATACAACTGGGACAGGCATGTCAGTGTAGATAGTAGATGCTTTTTGCACCTAGCATTACTGTTACACCATTACATCATTTCCTTATTTTGCTCTGTGAAGTTTTGTGCATTTAGTTTTGAAATGCACAAATCTAAAGTGTGCATTTCAATACatactttagtttttccttgtgtgtttatataaagttattttaaaaagtgtctgCACTCCGGTGTGCCTCAAGTCTTAAAATGTTTGGGCTCCTTAACGTTTGATCGCCAGTGTTTCCCCAAGTTGTTCTGTATTTGACAGTCCTAGACTTGTGTTGGAGATGCAACTGTAGAACATTAGACAAGGACTTAGCTGCCAGGGATGACGCACAATAATGCTTTGAAGACATGGTGAATCAAGAGTAGGAGCTCACAAATTGACAGTATTTTCCTCAGAGCCATGTACGTGTGTGTTAGGTTTTCCATCCCCACTCACCCTACCAAATTTAAGCACATGCCCTCAAAAATATTGCTTGCAGACAATTATTGTTATTGGATATGCCATGGGTAGGAGCCACACTGGTTCATGCAGTCCTTcatgggttgttttttttgcgaTTGTCAGGATTGAGAAGCGTGCCAAATACAGCCGGCGCAGGGCGTACAACGACGATGCAGACATCGACTACATCAACGAAAGGAACGCCAAGTTCAACAAGAAGGCAGAGCGCTTCTATGGCAAATACACAGCAGAGATCAAACAGAACTTGGAGAGAGGAACAGCCGTCTAGTCTGTCCcgtcaccttttttttttttttttttttttgcttgcttttaaGCAATCTGAGTCCTTTGATTGGTGGATTTGATCTGACATGCATCTCTTATATTTTGTCTTCTGTTACTTTGTACAGTATTAAACCTTAGAAAAGATATTCCCCCTCCCTTTTTAATAAACCATGTCTAATTACACAGTAATCCTGCTTGCTTATTGGcttttgtgtttgctgtgtgtgGTCTTatgattgaaatattttaagcttAAGAATAAATATTAACTACCATTATACCTTCATCTCAGTACTAACTTGCCTAAGGCTGTGATGTGACCAAGAAAGCCTTGTGACTGGCTGAGAAGAGCATGCAGGTTCCCATGCAAGCCTATTCCTGATCTGCAAATGCAGTGGCATTGCACCCTCTGCAGGACCTTTTTGGGAGGTTAAATGCACCCATTtagtatttttctgaaatgtttttaattctttagATTCCATAAAGAGGCACGATTTTAGTTTCTACTTTAAGGTTGATATACCTGGGGATACTGTT
Proteins encoded in this window:
- the syf2 gene encoding pre-mRNA-splicing factor syf2, with amino-acid sequence MASCSKDPVAATEEESTETATSQKREERLRKFRELHFKRNEARKLNHQEVVEEDKRLKLPSNWEAKKSRLEWELAEDEKKKECVARGEDYHRVKLLEITADEAERWERKKKKKNPDTGFAGYAEAQFRQYQRLTKQIRPDLQSYEKQREESGEDFYPTSNSLSYGSHVPTKDGIDRMVEDVEKQIEKRAKYSRRRAYNDDADIDYINERNAKFNKKAERFYGKYTAEIKQNLERGTAV